The Gemmatimonas aurantiaca T-27 DNA segment CACTGCAGTTCACCGTACAGGGGCTGACGCAGCGCATGGCGCCGTCGATCGAATCCACGTTGCTGCGCATCGGACGGGAGGCGGTGGCCAATGCCGTCAAACACTCGGGCGCATCAGTGATTCGAGTACAGCTCATCTTCGGACCGCGTGAGATCTCACTGACGGTGGAAGACAACGGATGTGGCATGGACACCGTGATCCCCGAGCCCACGAGTGAAGGCGGGCGATGGGGCGTGCGGGGCATGCGCGAACGCGCGGAGCAGATTGGTGGCGCGTTGTCCATCGACAGTACGAAGGGCCACGGCACCAGTGTCTCGGTACTGGTGCCCCTGCCGGTCGGTACGGCGCGCCGCGCGACCTGAAGCGCCCGCTCGTTCGGGCAGGCGCTTCGGCATCAGCTCAGTCCAGATGAATGATCCCGCGCCGGAGAGCCGTTGTCACGGCCGCCGTGCGATCGTCGGTGCCCAGTTTCTGCAGGATGTTACGCACATGCACCTTCATGGTGCTTTCTGCGCGACCGAGTCGGATGGCGATATCGGGATTGCTGAGTCCCTGTGCCATGAGCTCCAGCACTTCGAGTTCGCGCGCTGTCAGTGCGACGCGTGGTGTGTATTCGGCCAGTCTGGCCGCCACCGGCGCCGGGATGCCGCGTAACCCGCGGTACACATTGCGAATCACCTGCAGCAATTCCGTGCGCAGGGTGTCCTTGAGCAGGTAGCCGCGGGCACCAGCCGAAAGCGCCCGATGGATATCCTCGTCGCCTTCGTACGTGGTGAGCGCGATGATGCGGGCATCGGGAAATTCGTCGCGGATCGCGCCGATAGCAGAGACCCCATCCATGACCGGCATGCGCAGATCCATGAGCATGAGGTCCGGCTGATGCAGTCGATACGCCTCCACCGCCTCTTCGCCATTTGCCGCCTCGCCCACGAGTCGCAGGTCTGGCTGTGACCCGATCACAGCCGCGAGCCCAGCGCGCAGCAGCGCATGGTCATCGGCGGTGAGAATGGTGATCACGTCCACGTCGGTCATGCTGGAAGATGTGTCGACGGTGCCCGCCCTGCGAATACGTCTATGGACGTAGGTGAGGACTCCCCCAGGGGGCGATCCGAAACGGACGCCGGTGTGCGATAGTGGCGCGCTCGAGAAGTCTTGCCCGATACCCGTCGCCAGACGCACGCCGGAGACCCGCACCATGTCCACCCCGAACACGGTACCACCCACGGCACCGACGCGGACCGCCTCGACGATCACCACGCCTGACGGCGCACAGATCTACTACAAAGATTGGGGCACCGGTCCGGTCGTGATGTTCAGTCACGGCTGGCCACTCAATGCGGACAGTTGGGAAGCCCAAATGCTGTTTCTTGCACACCAGGGCTTTCGTTGTATCGCACATGATCGGCGTGGCCATGGTCGGTCCACACAAACGTGGCACGGCAATGAGATGGACACCTACGCCGACGATCTCGCGGCACTGATCACGGCACTCGACCTGACGGACGCGACGCTGGTGGGCTTCTCCACCGGTGGTGGCGAAGTGGCGCGCTATGTTGGCCGACATGGCACCAGCCGTGTGAAGAAGATCGTGCTGGTATCCGCCGTGCCGCCGTTCATGCTCAAGACCGCCGACAATCCCGATGGTGTGCCCATCGAGGTCTTCGACGGGATTCGCGCGGGCTCACGGCAGGATCGTTCGCAACTGTATCGCGACCTCGCCGATGGTCCGTTCTTCGGCGCCAATCGTGAGGGGCAGCATCCGTCGCGAGGCATGCGTGACGCCTTCTGGCTGCAGGGACTGCAGTCGGGACATCACAATGCCTACGAGTGCATCGCCGCCTTCTCCGCCACCGATTTCCGCAACGATCTCGATGCGGTGGATGTGCCAGCGCTGGTCATACACGGCGACGACGACCAGGTCGTGCCCTTTGCCGTGGGTGGCAAAGCATCCGCCGCGCGCATCCGCAATGCGCAACTGATCGTGTACCCCGGTGCACCACATGGCATCACGGACACGCACAAGGATCAACTCAGCAATGATCTGCTGACGTTCCTCACGGCCTGAACCAGCCCACACCGCTTATCGAGACCGCGCCTCGACCTTGGCGCGCAGTCTCCTCCTCTTTCACGTTCCAGCGCACGGAGCGCGCTCATGTCTGCCAACAGCAAGCCCGACACCATCATTCTCGTTCACGGCTTCTGGGTCACCCCACGTAGCTGGGAACACTGGATCTCGCGATACGAAGCCCGCGGCTATCGGGTCATTGCCCCTGCGTACCCGGGGTTCGAAGTGGAAGTCGAGTCGTTGAATCAGGATCCGACGCCTATCGAACAGGTCACCGTGCCGCAGATCATCGCGCACCTGGAGGACATCGTGCAATCGCTCGCCACGCCGCCCATCCTCATGGGTCATTCGGCGGGTGGTGTCTTTGTGCAGCGGCTGCTCGATCGTGGGCTCGGCGCGGTGGGTGTGGCCATGAACTCAGCGCCCACCGAAGGTGTGCTCGTGGCCCCGTTCTCGCAGCTCAAGTCCACGTTCCCCGTGCTCAAGAATCCCTCCAACCGCCACAAGGCCGTGGGATTCACACATGAGCAGTGGCACTACGCCTTCACGAATACGTTCAGCGAAGCCGATTCGCGCGCGATGTACGAGCGTTACCACGTGCCCGCGTCCGGCGCGATCTTCTGGGACAGTGTGCTGGCCAACGTCACACCCGGTCATCAGGAAACGTGGGTGGACTATCACAACGATGCGCGTCCGCCGCTGCTGTTCATCTCCGGCGGTGAAGACAATCTCATGCCGCCGTCAGTGCAGCGGTCCAACGCCAAGCACTACAAGTCGAACACCATCACCGAAGTGAAAGAGTTCGAAGGCTTTGCGCACCTGTTGCCGGCACAAAAGGGCTGGGAACAGATCGCCGACTATGCGCTCGCGTGGGCCGAACAGCACGCCCGAACCACGCCCGTGCGCTCGGTCTGACGCCACGTACCAATAGGCAGACGCCACGATGGACCACATCCGTGTCACGCACATCGGGGGACCGACCACTCTGATCGAGATCGGTCCGTGGCGTCTGCTCACCGATCCCACATTCGACGCCCCCGGCCGACGCTACAGCTTCGGCTGGGGATCTTCGTCGAAGAAACTGGCAGGACCAGCCATGGCGGCCGACGACCTGCCGTCGATTGACGCCGTATTGCTTTCACACGATCAGCACGCGGACAATCTCGACGACACCGGACGCGCGCTGCTGCCGCGGGCCCGTCATGTCATCACCACGGTGGCAGGGGCACGACGCCTGCGGGGCAACGCACTCGGACTCGCTCCGTGGCAAGACATGTCGCTGGCGGCCACAGACAAACCCCCGCTTCGCATCACGGCCACCCCGTGTCGGCACGGCGCCCCGCTGGTGGCAAAACTCGCCGGTGATGTCATTGGCTTTGCCCTGGAGTGGGAAGGGCAGCAACACGGCGCGCTTTGGATC contains these protein-coding regions:
- a CDS encoding alpha/beta hydrolase; translation: MSANSKPDTIILVHGFWVTPRSWEHWISRYEARGYRVIAPAYPGFEVEVESLNQDPTPIEQVTVPQIIAHLEDIVQSLATPPILMGHSAGGVFVQRLLDRGLGAVGVAMNSAPTEGVLVAPFSQLKSTFPVLKNPSNRHKAVGFTHEQWHYAFTNTFSEADSRAMYERYHVPASGAIFWDSVLANVTPGHQETWVDYHNDARPPLLFISGGEDNLMPPSVQRSNAKHYKSNTITEVKEFEGFAHLLPAQKGWEQIADYALAWAEQHARTTPVRSV
- a CDS encoding MBL fold metallo-hydrolase, which codes for MDHIRVTHIGGPTTLIEIGPWRLLTDPTFDAPGRRYSFGWGSSSKKLAGPAMAADDLPSIDAVLLSHDQHADNLDDTGRALLPRARHVITTVAGARRLRGNALGLAPWQDMSLAATDKPPLRITATPCRHGAPLVAKLAGDVIGFALEWEGQQHGALWISGDTVMFPGVREVPQRLSISVLLLHLGGVHFGITGPIRYTACAREIADFAALSRARQVIPIHYEGWSHFERSDAFADAMASLPAPLQTAVRPIPIGEAVDIPV
- a CDS encoding response regulator, yielding MTDVDVITILTADDHALLRAGLAAVIGSQPDLRLVGEAANGEEAVEAYRLHQPDLMLMDLRMPVMDGVSAIGAIRDEFPDARIIALTTYEGDEDIHRALSAGARGYLLKDTLRTELLQVIRNVYRGLRGIPAPVAARLAEYTPRVALTARELEVLELMAQGLSNPDIAIRLGRAESTMKVHVRNILQKLGTDDRTAAVTTALRRGIIHLD
- a CDS encoding alpha/beta fold hydrolase, which encodes MSTPNTVPPTAPTRTASTITTPDGAQIYYKDWGTGPVVMFSHGWPLNADSWEAQMLFLAHQGFRCIAHDRRGHGRSTQTWHGNEMDTYADDLAALITALDLTDATLVGFSTGGGEVARYVGRHGTSRVKKIVLVSAVPPFMLKTADNPDGVPIEVFDGIRAGSRQDRSQLYRDLADGPFFGANREGQHPSRGMRDAFWLQGLQSGHHNAYECIAAFSATDFRNDLDAVDVPALVIHGDDDQVVPFAVGGKASAARIRNAQLIVYPGAPHGITDTHKDQLSNDLLTFLTA